TGGAGATACTAAACGAACATGAAAAACCGCTGAAAAACAGCAAAATCATGCTGCTGGGTATCGCCTACAAGGGAGACATAGACGATTTGCGTGAATCTCCCGCCCTCAAAGTCTGGGAAGAGCTGGAAAAGAGGGGCGCTGATGTTATATACCACGACCCATACTGCCATAGCGCCAAGTGGAAGAGCGTCGTCGTCCGCTCCGCGGAGCTGACGCCGGAAAGCGTGGCCGCCTGCGACGCCGTGATCATCACCACCTGGCATAAACATAACATCGACTACCGGATGATACTGGACAACGCGAAAATTCTGTTCGATACCAAAAACGCCGTTGTAAGCGATTTGGGTGAAACCGTTTTGTCAGCTGAGAACTACAGCAGACTTTAGCGAGTTGTTAGGAGCGATAAGAGATGGACTTGAAAAGTTTAGCTTCTGAATTTCTTAATAGAACAATAAAAAATAGTGTGGAACATACAGGTATGGCAGATTCCACGAGAGCCAATACGATAAGCTTTTTGGATAATCCAAAATTTGCGAAAGATATAAATAAAAATTTGAATATTTCTGTAGTACTAGTGAGAGAAGAAGATGCACCTTTGCTCCATGAAAAAATTGAAGCAGTTATAGTGGAAAAGCCTAAAGCCGCCTTATTCGGCTTGCATAATGAATATTGTAAGCAATATTTAAAATATGGAGAAAACAAAATAGCGCCATCAGCCTCTATTCACCCTCTCGCTTATATCGCTCCTAATGGGGTAACTATTGGAGAAAATGTCGTCATTGCTCCCAATGCTGTAATTCTTGCCGGTGTGGAAATTGGCGATAACACGACCATTGGTCCAAATTGCGTTATCGGAGAAGATGGATTCCATGTATTTGAAGATTTAAACAAAGTCAAAAGAATCGTCTGTCATGATGGGTTTGTAAAAATCGGAAGCAATGTTGATATACAAGCATCTGTTACAGTTGATAAAGGATTTATGGGACGCGACACTGTTATAGGTGATGAGTGTAAAATCGATAATTTTGTACACATAGCCCATAGAGTACATGTTGGTGCAAGAACATTATTTGCTGGTGGTACCAGTGTTGGTGGCTCTACATACATTGGAAATAACGTCTGGATAGGATCCAAATGTACCATTTCAAATAGATTGACGATAGGAAGCAATGCACGAGTACTTATAGGGGCCGTTGTTATTCGAAATCTGAAAGAAAATGACATTGTTTCTGGTAATTTTGCGATGCCACACCAGAAGCACCTGTTGGAGAGTGGTCGCTTCTTGTTGGAATCATAATTATATTTAGCTAAATAAAAGGAGAAAGTAAGTGCCATGAAAAAGAACGTAATTACCAAAATTGCAGAAATTTCAGAAACAGATCCAAATCTTGTAAAACCAGATACGGAGCTTATGGACCTGGAATCTTGGGACTCACTCGCAAATGTTACATTTGTGGCATACGCTATCAGTGAATATGGCGTGAAATTGACCGCTGATGAGATGCTGGACGCGAAAACGGTATCAGATCTTATTCGTTTGGTTGAGAGTAAATTATTATAATGAGAGCCGTAATAGACGGAATTGGTATAAAGGCGATATCCGTCGCTGTTCCCAAGCAAAAACGGGGATATGACGATTTGGCAAAA
The sequence above is drawn from the Cloacibacillus sp. genome and encodes:
- a CDS encoding UDP binding domain-containing protein yields the protein EILNEHEKPLKNSKIMLLGIAYKGDIDDLRESPALKVWEELEKRGADVIYHDPYCHSAKWKSVVVRSAELTPESVAACDAVIITTWHKHNIDYRMILDNAKILFDTKNAVVSDLGETVLSAENYSRL
- a CDS encoding acyl carrier protein — protein: MKKNVITKIAEISETDPNLVKPDTELMDLESWDSLANVTFVAYAISEYGVKLTADEMLDAKTVSDLIRLVESKLL